A single Fundulus heteroclitus isolate FHET01 chromosome 4, MU-UCD_Fhet_4.1, whole genome shotgun sequence DNA region contains:
- the LOC110366635 gene encoding uncharacterized protein LOC110366635 isoform X2, whose protein sequence is MLMEVYYTNGLDPDLSQQYPPPLLPKPGKDNARLQKLKKKRVKKKGSLSQTPIPFRSCLSPVNEASTDLEHSDQCSPPRTPESVYIADSCVSGFPFGSFYDHSVPAFPHPESSPNVQTNSFHPPSHPAGIRTSEPQVAPLYECSSFLFDDASPFIVPPLTSSALHEQVSAPCLPPAFNMTSNTHGSVTTVSPVAMSQCSPKISTHSLTLSTAASNCGPGLAPSHIADPSQVQMPPSVSNNHTQPFIPSQRETDVNIKEDFQRQTLTRTNTASITGNGALRQMPSEITASKISLVDAVKDPSIEAMQAKIYTSKATFYEISKPFSVQDLTFMNTTHQGTSVSAGFSQKASVPSVNADQELSSAWIQSVRPLPLAYTSAQISTPIFEISKPSPPIPTVNPAFNSLQDLQPPFIKKESHKDNSAVPAWSLGKPPTGTEEQKQPDDNNATFIKQQKMYRETETPNTQKSTMNLSLVSCEPYDRDNINMPEFPVLKSTITPFAKPKTDKAPSLPKVPSFISAPIDRSPTPSVSIRGPSPVSSPYRPPVVEARKSLSSLLETQMSLASSKPKSRSTYYGLTPVEYAAYGGIRTSTSQHSAADPLIDENANANHSEKPVDDSDVSKQEKHYNGLEDLTSVSHEEQSSHSEVPDGRMLRHCSDDITGESWTGTQNVGIESVKTSTVETIKPNLHFGLAQKTILQPTSDASTSKASYSEAPIPIPKAGEVHTKQPVQFSVEAGQKTAANPTDSLGSKIYSSPLVKELNTEWQLKSKEVDVAQKLSNLDQTHFVSDKNCIAVSKLTNLDEQTGKIEIDHIKVSPSLPNCVSLQPAANSIMKAADCEANVSQVQGKFPESKILNCTAILGKEPTKLLSGIPLSSKINEGIPDKHDNEIKCQIKQSKSDILPNKTNVGNTLSAVPVNTEHTHDSTNIQLQFPEKVSTEPHIPTKGLTLPHEPVTASVCSGQYDICTVSSPKISTRIMHPHSAETQVGPKNNFNSLPSNLMNIPAGNILSSKPTTESKPHAIFGTTTNINHPIMTNQTHVPTKELEKLGIIPATVSVETQNNMEWHFQSQAVRVENDCATSNTFTKMSAQPAKNSLTTQVDPRFSSTNTTTESFEPKQTGNLSMPISTSKLSDKLPGSQLKTSVNTTFSTQAGASQYLTAQSNISFLNNMNNILSTENTIPHKLHMETSSSSALAESAMTVKPPLNTPPTSINAARSTPTMRQVPPKSPRIKSNRSESQSAAKPPMNQISVIGPLGDKLAPNLQHVNKSINIPLHQIIKAAVKENYSVTEPVMDHKGLASPSLKTKNPLTSPMKAQMSIASGQTKSNTFGISVQQENTQPLKPNQITLAENTSQQFITVNDPPTTQTNEFTKNPHSFPLAALNSDSTKLVQPLKESTKDFKVPCSPPVTNKPWASLRASPLLEPRVCYTPKQFTPTLPQSFQSSESLDDLTETNLLAVTMKQPKQSPSAPFQNITPNSATQQHEKSVKENILKPDTKIAPVNDSSVSEKKIHSQVENIKTNQFSNLYKEETLSSVITKSSQHADSVLNTVSTLKEKPSIQLVESRPSSAVAETKPSLIKPESFTKYVTSPIQVSSHLNNEEPLANGSHEKPAADTIMKPSIVKDAVIDSATPASLPQASVSVKAPSPNRGTSPSSPLKTGLKDTDILKEVISTSKGTPAAESFMKSTTSIASSVTKKKLEPEGTSASSIEQKTIQKPKGLKGKLSGWTRLKKHMVVEPEEPKFPDPGDKPQVTAVESDGITDKVMDMPLADQDMNQEVLQNKEGPKALKMWDALLFQMFSTKEKIMHQINSSKKDSDKKKSSKDDQAVVPSFVKRLPILLYSPRFDARKLKEAAEKPMTKIAAAFEIGLIKRKSQEDERKDFNRTAKGFGPTKNTDDEAQG, encoded by the coding sequence ATGCTGATGGAGGTTTATTACactaacgggttggaccccgaCCTTTCGCAGCAGTACCCTCCCCCTTTACTGCCAAAACCGGGCAAAGACAACGCAAGGCTTCagaaactcaagaagaagaggGTCAAGAAAAAAGGCAGCCTTTCTCAGACGCCGATCCCCTTCCGCTCCTGTTTGTCGCCTGTCAACGAAGCAAGCACAGACCTAGAACACAGTGACCAGTGCAGCCCGCCAAGGACACCAGAGTCAGTCTACATTGCTGACTCCTGTGTCTCTGGTTTTCCCTTCGGCTCTTTCTACGATCACTCTGTACCCGCATTCCCTCATCCTGAGAGCAGTCCCAATGTACAAACTAACAGCTTTCACCCTCCATCCCACCCTGCTGGGATCAGGACCTCTGAACCGCAAGTGGCTCCGCTGTATGAATGCTCCTCTTTCCTATTTGATGATGCTTCCCCCTTCATAGTTCCACCTTTGACATCTTCAGCACTACATGAGCAGGTTTCTGCACCATGTCTTCCCCCAGCTTTCAACATGACATCAAATACCCATGGGTCAGTCACAACAGTCTCTCCAGTTGCTATGTCGCAATGCAGCCCAAAAATATCGACCCACAGCCTGACCCTATCCACAGCAGCCTCCAACTGCGGGCCAGGCCTAGCACCTTCTCACATTGCAGATCCATCTCAGGTTCAAATGCCCCCATCAGTTTCAAACAATCATACACAACCATTCATTCCCAGCCAGAGGGAGACAGACGTTAATATAAAGGAGGACTTTCAGAGACAGACATTAACTAGAACTAACACAGCAAGCATCACTGGCAACGGTGCTCTTCGACAGATGCCTTCTGAAATAACTGCTTCAAAAATATCTCTTGTTGATGCAGTGAAAGACCCAAGCATTGAAGCAATGCAAGCTAAGATTTATACAtctaaagcaacattttatgaAATCTCCAAACCTTTCTCTGTCCAGGATCTCACATTTATGAACACAACCCATCAAGGAACCTCGGTTTCAGCAGGATTCAGTCAGAAAGCGTCCGTGCCATCAGTGAATGCTGATCAGGAACTGTCTTCAGCTTGGATCCAGAGTGTGAGACCACTTCCTTTGGCTTACACATCAGCTCAAATATCAACTCCTATTTTTGAAATATCAAAACCCAGCCCACCTATACCCACTGTTAACCCTGCTTTCAACTCCTTACAAGATTTACAACCGCCCTTTATTAAGAAAGAGTCACACAAAGACAATTCGGCTGTTCCAGCTTGGTCTTTGGGTAAACCTCCAACTGGGACTGAAGAACAAAAGCAACCTGATGACAATAACGCAACTTTCATCAAACAGCAAAAGATGTATAGGGAGACTGAGACTCCCAATACACAAAAGAGTACAATGAATCTAAGTTTGGTCAGTTGTGAGCCATACGACAGAGATAATATAAATATGCCAGAATTTCCTGTGCTTAAATCTACAATAACACCGTTTGCTAAACCAAAGACAGACAAAGCTCCATCTCTACCAAAGGTaccatcatttatttctgcaccAATAGATCGTAGCCCTACACCCTCAGTCTCAATACGAGGTCCAAGCCCTGTGTCCTCCCCTTATCGTCCTCCTGTAGTGGAGGCACGCAAGTCTTTGAGCTCACTTTTAGAGACACAAATGTCATTAGCGAGCTCAAAGCCTAAATCACGTTCTACATACTATGGACTGACCCCAGTTGAGTATGCTGCCTATGGTGGAATAAGGACAAGTACATCGCAACACAGTGCTGCAGATCCCCTCATTGATGAAAATGCCAACGCAAACCACTCAGAGAAACCTGTGGATGACTCTGACGTCTCAAAGcaagaaaaacattataatGGACTGGAGGATCTAACTTCCGTGAGTCATGAAGAACAATCGTCTCACTCAGAGGTTCCAGATGGAAGGATGTTGAGACACTGCAGCGATGATATCACAGGAGAAAGTTGGACTGGAACTCAAAATGTCGGAATAGAGTCAGTAAAAACATCTACAGTGGAAACAATAAAACCCAACCTTCACTTTGGATTGGCACAGAAAACAATACTACAACCCACAAGTGATGCATCTACATCAAAAGCCTCATATTCAGAGGCTCCAATACCAATACCTAAAGCAGGTGAGGTACACACAAAGCAACCGGTGCAGTTTTCAGTAGAGGCAGGGCAAAAAACAGCTGCAAATCCTACCGACAGCCTGGGCTCAAAGATTTACTCCTCACCTTTGGTCAAAGAGTTAAATACAGAATGGCAACTTAAATCAAAAGAGGTAGATGTTGCCCAAAAACTATCAAATCTTGATCAAACTCATTTCGTGTCTGATAAAAACTGCATTGCAGTATCTAAGCTTACAAATCTAGACgagcaaacaggaaaaattGAAATAGATCATATTAAGGTCAGTCCATCATTGCCCAACTGCGTCAGTCTTCAACCTGCTGCCAACTCTATAATGAAAGCAGCAGACTGTGAAGCAAACGTTTCTCAAGTACAGGGTAAATTCCCAGAAAGCAAAATTTTGAATTGCACAGCCATTTTGGGTAAAGAGCCTACTAAACTGCTTTCAGGAATCCCCCTTTCTAGTAAAATAAATGAAGGTATTCCTGACAAACATGATAATGAGATCAAATGCCAAATTAAGCAAAGCAAAAGCGATATTctaccaaataaaacaaatgtgggAAATACCTTGTCTGCAGTACCTGTAAATACAGAGCACACTCATGATAGTACAAACATCCAGCTGCAATTCCCAGAAAAAGTGTCCACAGAGCCACACATCCCTACCAAAGGGTTGACGCTCCCGCATGAGCCTGTTACAGCATCTGTTTGCTCTGGGCAATACGATATCTGCACAGTATCCTCACCAAAGATAAGCACAAGAATTATGCATCCGCACAGTGCAGAAACACAAGTTGGtccaaaaaacaactttaattcGCTACCATCAAATTTAATGAATATAcctgctggaaatattttatctaGTAAACCTACCACAGAATCAAAACCCCATGCCATATTTGGAACCACAACCAATATTAATCATCCAATAATGACAAACCAAACGCATGTGCCAACAAAAGAGTTAGAAAAGCTAGGAATTATACCTGCAACTGTATCTgtagaaacacaaaataacatGGAATGGCATTTCCAAAGTCAAGCTGTGAGGGTAGAAAATGATTGTGCAACTTcaaacacatttacaaaaatgtcTGCACAACCTGCAAAAAATAGTCTAACCACTCAAGTGGATCCACGTTTTTCTTCAACGAACACCACAACAGAAAGCTTTGAACCAAAGCAAACAGGGAACCTGAGCATGCCAATAAGCACatctaaattatcagataagcTTCCTGGAAGCCAACTTAAAACTTCTGTAAACACAACTTTCTCTACACAAGCTGGAGCTTCTCAGTACTTGACCGCCCAATCAAACATCAGTTTCCTCAACAATATGAACAATATTCTATCAACTGAAAATACAATTCCACACAAACTTCACATGGAAACTTCTTCTAGTTCAGCTTTAGCAGAATCAGCAATGACTGTTAAACCACCACTAAATACTCCACCAACTAGTATAAATGCGGCACGCTCTACCCCAACGATGAGGCAAGTTCCACCAAAAAGTCCACgaataaaatcaaacagatcAGAGAGTCAATCTGCAGCAAAGCCTCCAATGAATCAAATATCAGTTATTGGGCCTCTTGGGGATAAACTGGCTCCAAACCTTCAGCATGTgaacaaatcaataaatataCCCTTGCACCAAATTATAAAAGCTGCAGTAAAAGAGAACTATTCAGTTACTGAGCCAGTTATGGATCATAAAGGCCTAGCAAGTCCATCATTGAAAACCAAAAATCCTTTAACATCCCCAATGAAGGCTCAGATGTCCATTGCATCAGGTCAGACTAAGTCTAACACATTTGGTATTAGTGTTCAGCAAGAAAATACACAACCTTTGAAGCCAAATCAAATAACTTTGGCTGAAAACACATCTCAACAGTTTATTACTGTCAATGACCCTCCAACAACTCAAACCAATGAATTTACTAAGAATCCACACTCCTTCCCATTAGCTGCCCTAAATAGTGACTCTACTAAACTCGTCCAACCTCTTAAAGAATCTACCAAAGATTTCAAAGTCCCTTGTAGTCCACCAGTTACAAATAAACCGTGGGCTTCATTAAGAGCTTCCCCGTTGCTTGAGCCAAGGGTGTGTTATACACCCAAACAATTTACCCCTACATTACCCCAGTCCTTTCAAAGTTCTGAGTCTTTGGATGATTTGACAGAAACAAACCTGCTAGCAGTTACTATGAAACAACCAAAACAGTCACCGAGTGCACCATTTCAAAATATTACTCCCAACAGTGCAACTCAACAGCATGAGAAGTCAGTCaaagaaaacatcttaaaaccaGACACTAAAATAGCTCCTGTTAATGACTCTTCAGtctctgagaaaaaaatacattcccaagtggaaaacataaaaacaaaccaatttTCAAACCTATATAAAGAAGAAACTCTCTCCTCAGTAATTACTAAAAGTAGCCAACACGCTGACTCAGTTTTAAATACTGTGTctactttaaaagaaaaaccttctATTCAGCTAGTAGAATCAAGACCCTCCTCTGCTGTTGCAGAAACTAAACCCTCACTAATAAAACCAGAGTCTTTCACAAAGTATGTCACCAGTCCGATCCAGGTTAGCTCGCACTTGAATAATGAGGAACCACTAGCGAATGGTTCCCATGAAAAGCCAGCAGCAGACACTATCATGAAACCGTCCATAGTCAAAGATGCTGTGATTGATTCTGCCACTCCTGCCTCTCTGCCTCAGGCCTCAGTCTCAGTAAAAGCTCCATCTCCAAACAGAGGAACATCACCATCATCTCCGCTAAAAACTGGACTCAAGGACACGGATATTCTGAAGGAGGTAATAAGTACATCAAAGGGAACTCCAGCTGCCGAGTCCTTCATGAAGTCAACGACATCAATTGCATCTTCGGTTACTAAGAAAAAGTTGGAACCGGAAGGAACATCAGCATCTTCCATTGAGCAAAAAACAATCCAGAAGCCAAAAGGTCTGAAGGGGAAGCTCAGTGGATGGACACGGCTGAAAAAGCACATGGTTGTCGAGCCAGAGGAACCTAAGTTTCCTGATCCGGGGGACAAACCTCAAGTCACTGCTGTGGAGAGTGACGGAATAACCGATAAGGTCATGGACATGCCGCTTGCTGACCAGGATATGAACCAGGAGGTTCTTCAAAACAAAGAGGGGCCCAAGGCATTAAAGATGTGGGATGCTCTCCTCTTTCAAATGTTCTCAACCAAAGAAAAAATCATGCACCAAATCAATTCCAGCAAGAAAGATTCAGACAAGAAGAAGTCCTCGAAAGATGATCAGGCAGTGGTGCCATCATTTGTCAAGCGGCTTCCAATTTTACTGTACAGCCCTCGCTTTGATGCCAGGAAGCTAAAGGAAGCAGCAGAAAAGCCAATGACTAAAATAGCAGCAGCTTTTGAAATAGGGCTGATAAAACGCAAATCTCAGGAAGATGAGCGCAAGGATTTCAACAGAACAGCCAAAGGATTTGGTCCCACTAAAAATACCGATGATGAGGCTCAGGGATGA